TGGGCAATTCCAGCGGTGTGATCGGGGCCACCGGTGCCGATGGACCCAGAGGGTCCAGGGGTTCCTCCTGGACAGTGGCTGTATGCGTGGGAAAGATGCGGTGTGGGTGGTGTGCATTGCGATGATGGAAAGAGTCCCGTGAAGCCCAAAATGGCCAAGGAGTTGCCATGCATGGGCGGGGCCCACAGGTACCGGGAATCAAGGGTCAGTGGCATGACTGTAGTCTGGAGGATAGGTGTGGTGCCGAGGGTCCGGACTATAAGAGCAAGAAGGTGAGAgagctgtgtccagttctgaagaCCAGTCGGACTCAGACTGGTCTGGGAAAGAGGGAGTTGATGGTGCAGGTGGTACCGGCAGTAGCGGTGATATCGGATGATGGTCGACCAGGAGAAGGGACTTGGCCATCGTCGTTGGAGCGGGACAGAGGCCACATTAGGGAGCCTGGAACGTGGTGGGGTACCAGCGAAGGGTAATGTAAGCTCTGCCATTGGTGTAAGAGAAGATAAGTGCATGGGACTGGGAGTACTGAGCTTGACggacctgggggggaggggtcgacgGTGCCAGAAGTGACAGAGGGTCCCGGTGTTGGAATCGACGATGCAGGTGCAGGGTGGCGGTGTTTAGAGCGATGTCCTGTGTGCATTTTCTTGAAAGGCGGTGTTGAAGTTGAAGTTGGACCTTCACGTGTTGTGCACAACTTCTCCCACAACCGATCCCAGCTTGGGGAGGAAACACTGAGTTTTGAGATGGTCCCCCATCGGGGAGCGACCCTTGTGCCCATACTACTTGTGCACGCGGTAAGGTTTTGTCAGTGTTGGCGGTGCTGTACGAGAGGGTCCAGGTGAGGCGGTCACCATCCGTGACTGGCATCCCTCCGGTGGTTCCGCCGGAGCCAGGTCTTGCTGCCCACATGGGCACATGGCTTCTGCCATTAGAAAATTTTGGAACAGAAGCTTTTGTGCCACCTGGATCCACCATGAAAAGGAGCTCCAGATAGAGCAGCGAGAGACTATGTAGGCTTTGCCCAGACAGTTCAGGCAGCGGGTGTGCTCGTTGCTTACTGAAAAGAGTGAGGGCATGAGGTACAGTTTATAATCCTGGTTTGAGAGGGCATAATCCCCGGGCTAGGGAGAGAAGCCCCTGAATGGGAAAGATCCAACGAGTAACGTAACTAGCTATGGACGAAAAACAGACAACTATCTaattaaagtaaataaagaaaCTATATACAGTGAAAAAAAGGTTGAACGCCGTACTCTTTGGTGGCTAAGAGCATGGAGGGACTGGGTTCCAACTCTGGCCATGTGATGGTAAAAGGGAACTGGAGTGGTGTCAACCCACGCAGCCTCTTAATGCCTCGGACACACCACGTGATTGATGCACAACACGTGCGGGTCAACGGACACTACTAGCCACAGTTCCAGCTAAGGCACATGGCGTGCATGCGCACCCCATGCTTGGAatccacatagggaccagcactcaaagaacacCTTCATCCCTTGGACTTTTGCATGGTTTACTTGAAAACTGGTTCTGTATTAAAGACTATGTATGAAGAAGAGTGAAgatttttgtataaaatacaAGGATTATGTACCTTGAGGGCTTTAGGTTGTTTAAGAGATAATTTATAGAGGTCTTCTGAAGCCAAATGTGTTCTCCTCATCACCAGATCTAATGAAGGTCCCATCTCTTCCAGTTCAATCCTCGGAATTTTACATCCCGACTTCTTCAGCAACACTCTGCAGAagagagagagtggggaaaaaaacgtTGTCCACCTTTGCTGCATTTCGTACTTGTATTTCTACTTATTTTCTGGACCATGGGACAGAATGTGGCCTTTAGAAAACATGTGCCACtgttgaattttatttttggttCAGAAAACTTATAACCAAGGTGCCAGTGTCTGAACTTGAATGTGtgtgcaactcccactgatttcaatacagTTATGtctctgtaacccacacacctcctgggtgtggtattctgtcccctctagtggcaccgagaccacttagagattaatgagtctgcacTACAGCCTTAGGTAGGGGCCAtggggcttttagctcatgcagtagaggctcatgctaaGCTTCAGAGGTCACAGGTTCGATACCGCTCACCCACGACCGGGATCTGTTGGTGTTACATGTGCACAGAACCATGGGCTGAATCTGGCCCTGGAAGGGCACAAAATGGCTACAGATAGAAATGAAATCTAAGCTCCTGTTagacgggggggcggggggagaacaaCACTTACTTGTAGCTTCGCATATAAATTTTGCCATCCATAGCTGTGAAATGCAGAACATACTCTAACCCTGCCAGGCGAATAGTGGGCACAGTAGGACCTCGAAAGAAATCTGAAAGAATATTTCAGGAAGTAAAGAAAcctgacacttttttttaaataaagaagtttTTCAAAAAGGAGGTTTAAAATAGATTGGAATCAAAAGTCCTGCTTATTTGATAACAGATCTGTGTTATAGTGAATGAATCTCAGATTAACTTGAAACAGATTTGGCCTTTTTAGAGGCAACCCCAGTAATGCTAAACAGGGTCCCTTTCTGACTCACATGCAGGATTATTCACTACTTCAAGCCCCAATCCAAGACTGCACTTGCTTAATTTTGCATGTGAGTAcgctcaatgggactactcatgcatgtatatgcttaactttacatacatgagtagtcccactgagccTACTCACATGTGCAAAGTTAAGCAAGTACAGAAGTCTTGGTAAGAGAACATAACAGACATCTGCTTTCCAGAAATAATTTGGTAACTATACAAGCTCCAGATCTTATTTTAAACATcaaccctaccccaccccaccccaaaaaatatTGACCAAACAAACATTATCATTGCTTCAATAGCAACAGTAACTTTAGTTTTGTGAAATAATACAAAAAGCAATAGTTATTTCAGTTTATCCACTCTTCTAAACTTTCAGCTATGAACTCGGAAAAAGAAAATGCATCTCACATATGTTTAGCTAAGTATACATTAGTACGGAAATAATATTTAGCTAGGTTAAGAGTTTGTGGGACAAAGTGATGGATTAAAAGTCTCTGGTACCAAAGCTAGCAGTTAGAGGAGGTATAAATAAGTGACCAAGATCAATACAAGATAAACATATACTAAGTAAGAAGGAGATAGTGTTTAGTGTTATCTTGATTGCTTTTACTCCCCATTGTTTATACCACCATCTTGGAAACTTGAGACCCTCATTGCTTTATAAAGCAGTTTTGTCTAAGGTCAAACAGAACACCTTTGCTCTTTTTTAAAGGAGCTAATACTTGCTATTGCACTGCAATGAATATTTTTACTATTGCAGATATACACATTTAGCAGACAAACGCAACATGGTCAGTTACATTAGAAAGAAGCTTACAGTTTGCTCCCTGTAAAACTGTGAGCACAAATTCAGATACCAGTTAACTATCAGTTAGTTGTCTAACATAATTCTCATATCAGGGCCATTAAAATAGTGTATGAGCAAAGAGCACACAACCATGCAAATCTGTCAACCCTTTGCAGAGAGTGGAGGAAGGATGTGACCTTGTCCTAGGGAACAAGGTAcgttaataaaaaacaaaagactaATTAATACCCAGAAGCAGAACTgctgaatggggggagggggacggctTGCTTCCCTTTAAGTTTCATTTTCAGATTCTTCAGCCAGTGTTTTCCTCAGTGACCTTTTTCTGGGAAAATCAGTGATGAAGCTATGTTGAAAACAAAGTCTGGTGGACACTACCTGGAGTTTAGCCAGAAAAATACTCTGGGTCACTTaatattttctccctcctcctttgttGGGTTACTGGATTTGTATCTAGAGAAAAAGTCTACaatattttcttctattttagAGTCTATTTTCCCAGGCTGTAGCTAAGACTCTGTCTCTTCTGGCATGTGAAACTGTATCTACATTGCTTTTATTGGCAGATTATCCTTTAGTATGTTTTTGTGGTATAGCTTTCCACTCACAGGATGATCTTTGTAAGCAAATACAGGTAGTCAGGAATTTAAGTGTCTATGACATCCACCATCTATAGACAGTGTGTTTCCACTCTGGAACATTAgggatttgaaaatgttggtttatTCATAGTTTTTGAGACAGTCCACTGTGGCTGGATTAGAGACAGTGTTTTCCTTATCTTTTTAATTCCTGCCACCAGTTTACCTCTTGTTTTTCTCAATGGGTTTAATGTATTTCAAGGATGTCTGGTTTAGTAaccacagcaaaagagcttttgagaacttccattttgtcttcaaggACTTGATGTGTGTGTTCCAAAGTAATTTATAATTTGGCCATTTATTAGGAAGATGCAACAGTTCTTGTCTGAACAGCACAAATACTGCTGGACTTTGCAGCAGCATGATCGGTGCAGCAGGACGTGGAACAGTTGTTTTATGCTGCTCTTTGTCCCCTTTGTATCACCTCTACCTTCTCTTTTTCAAGAGAATCTAAATGACCCCTCCATATCACTGTCTTGGACTCCAAATAATTTGTGCAAACAGGGTGATAGGATGAAGGAGAAACTTAAGTGCTATCTCAAAACAAACCGGTCTTCTCCTATTCAGTCTAAGCCTGCATTTTAAGAAGAGTGACCCAACATCTGCCAATTTTTAATACACAAGTGGGTCCAATAAAGGAATGAGTGAGTGGGGAAGTGTTTCACAAATATGTGCACAGGAGGCTATTAGAACCAGGGGTGCAGCAACTACATCTCACAGGGACCAACAGACTCCTAACACTGGCACCAGAAACCAATGGCAGTAAAACCACTACTACAATTTTAAGACAATGTTTGTATGGAAACGGGATGGGGAAGAAAGTGACAAATCTTTGTCTGGTTGGTCTATGTACAGGGTAAAGAGAAGCTGCTATTTACATATCCAAACCATTATGAGATGTCCTCAGTTTTTTAAAAACGGATTTAAAAGCTTAGTTTAATTTGGGTACTATATAATATGCGAGTTCATCCCTCTACCCCCACTGATTGCTATAATGTGGGATTGCTGGCATAGGACTTCccaaaaatgtacaaaatgtcCTTATGGACCACATGTCTATGAAAATCTGGTTGTTTACCACTAACATCAATAACATCACACAGTCTAGTAACAAGGGGTCATTAGATAACAGCCTCCCGGCTCTTGGCAGTAGTGCTGTAGTAACAAGTTCTTATGAAACTGTCACTGCTATTCTAAAGtttcttggcaacaaaatggtggATTAAATACATTATCTTTCTCAGGACCAGAAAGAGTTGCTCCCTATCATATAACAGCAATTTCATAGCAGGTCAAATTGTAAATCTAAACTATTTGATGGTATCAACATCTCATTAAATCCTTAATCCGAGGAACCCCACTATTAATTTGAGGAACCCACCTATTGTTTTGTCTTTAGACATTTCACTGAAGCCAACAAAACATCAGGATATTTGGTGTGTACTTGGCATATGTTCTGCAGCAAAAAAATGGATGCGTATTTGACTGACGTATATTTAGGTGTAAACAAAAGCTTAAGGCAAACAAGTGGGATGGGATATGTTACTCAGATGGGCAAAAGAATAAATTCAAAGGGCTAGACTAGTGTCTAGCAAATATCTGTTACTGATTGGCAACACCATCCATTTCAGCAGTAAACCTATATTTCATATAAATCTCAATTGTGTGCACGCATTTCAATCCATTACCCCAACGATGTGAAAATATGCTTAAAGGGATGCACATTAGAACAACAATGTGTGGCGTTACTGGTGTGTAATGATTCTCTTCCAGAAATTTGGGCAAAGTGGCACAGACTCAATCTTTTATGGTTTGCATCCTATATAATCTGGACAGTGATgtaatcatttaatcattcacAGGCCACCAGCTCCTAGAACTGACTGAAAAATAGCTTTGCCATAAAATTCATCCTATTTGGTGCTATATCTCTGAAAAATACATAAATGAGCTCTTAAGAATAGAAGCAATGAATTTATTAATGCAGTAGTCACAGAAAGTCGTCTTTTTTAGCATCTCCAATTGTAGTTTAGAAAGATCGTGCAGCTACGAAGCCAAAGGCAGTGGCAATTTTTAAACTAACATAGGCAAAAATGGTTCTTTGGGATTTAACTATAAGTAAAACTTAGAAGTTTGAGTTTCATCTGAATCTCCATGCCTCCATCCACCTTTTCATTCCCTACCAACATTCCCACACATGCCACTTCATAGTCCACATCTTCTCCCCAAAATCCTATTCCAGGTTAAGCACCACCCATTTCTTTTAATGAAGTCTTGCTGCCGGGAGAGAAGTGCAGGAGAAGGGGAGCAGATATCCAGTCATTCTACCTTCTAGTTTCACTCCTAAAACTTACTTCCCAAGAGTACTCAGATTGTGAATAATGCCACAATACCATCTTACTTTTAAGCTCCAAATAGAACAAGTTAAATTATTTTAGACAGAAATAATTGGTCTAGAAAGTACACCCATTTTTGTAGTTGCTCTTAGCACTCCTAATTAAAATTCATAACCTTCTTTATCATCTGCATGTTTTCCGCTTATTCCAATGCCTCCCACCCTGGATGTGCAAAAAAGTTTGTACATTTCTGTTTAATGGAAATCTGTGCCTAGCTTGAAGTTAACATACACATTTAATTGTATATGTTTCTGCCTTATCAACCACTTCTCATTTTCATTGCACATGAATTTTGAACCCCAAAATTCAACCTAGTGAGGTCCTGATCAGAACTGGTTGCAAATTCTCTGATGGAATAGTTTACTATTAGAAAACGCAGTGTTTTGACAAAGTTGTTTCAATAtttccaaaaaatgttttgcGAGGAATTTTTCACAGGAGATTGACTTTTTGTTCAGATTCAGGACTAAATTAACTCTTGAAATGTCAATTTTCCCACTTCAACCACCTCTAGTCTTCATGTTTTTCCCAAGCTGATCTACTTTCTTCCGTCCTAGGAAACGGACTTGGTAATTACAGCTTTAACTTCACTTTTATGGTACGCTGTAAATCCTAATACCACTTCCTTAATGTTATCTTGCATTCTTGAACATGGACAAACATTAACAGGCAAACCAACATTTCTCAACATTTAGCATTGCAACAGATTTATGAAGTCCAACTGCTCACAAGGTCTTATTTCAAAATACTCACCAATGAGAAGACTTTTCAATCTTCTGTATTCTTCATTTAAATCAAATGTGTCACCAGCAAATATCAACATGGGCTTTGTTCCTTCCGGACACTTGCTGTTCTATTGGACAAATATCAAACTAAGTTATAGAGCATCTTATTTATGCAAGTGACCAGGCACATGCCATTCTGAGCTGTTCTGGTCTCTgataaacacaaaaaggaaggcattttttaaaaagaaatctataCATGTTACTTGTACTTGGAAGTGTTTGGGTTTTGagtgtttttaaaacagtaagtGAGTGTTGTTCTCATTTAGGTTGAATAAGGAAAAGCTTCCTCATAATAAAATGTGTTAGACTGTGGAAAAGACCCTACAATGGAAGTTCATttgtttgggactatttagaactAGACTGCATGAAATACAAGCAAGCATCCTGTATTTCTTGCattgggaaggagagggaaaagaCTTGCTAGATCATTCAGTCCATTTCCAACTTCTGATACACCTTTATACAGCCAATTGATCACAACTCCCTACTGTGCAATTGTTGTGAAAATTATCAAGCTTAAGGGGAGGAATCACTTTTCAAAGTTAAATTTCTTGCTACCTAAAAGATCTTTTTCATCCGTACTACTTGTTCTGAATCTGCAAACTATGTAGTTGCTAATCTGTGTAGTTTCTTAATTATAATTGTGTAAAAAGGCATATAAAATAGCTAACTTATTTTTTGGCAAAACCAAAACTTAAAATGATCACACCAAAGTGGGTTTGCTGTTAGGTTTGGGGATTTTAAGTCTGTAGAATTCAAAATGTTGGCCCTCATACTGAGCCAGATACAGTTCCTGAAAACCAGGGTTTGTGTATAATTGATGGCCTGAGAAGGTCTCGGAAGTATCTCACACTGATAACAGAAATATCCTGAGCTACAGTGAGATGAATTCTGCCTTTGGAAACCTATACGTGGTTTCCCCCAATAACTTTGAAGGCCTCCCATGAGCAGAATCCAACCTAGTAGCTTTGTaaattgaattatttttgtttgcagctAAAAAAACTGTAGACTTGGTTTGGTCCCAACTAAAACTCTGCAAAGGAATTCACTGGTAAACatgtaaaaatgttattaaaatttgCTATAAAGCACAAAAATAAGATTCTGATGTGAATGCACATGTTAATCATGGAAGTCTAAAAGAGGTAATAGtgaaatggttttgttttctttagtgAAAGTACACTAGATTCACTACAAGTGCTCACCAATAGATGTCACTAGAGCTCCTGCATTGTTTAAGAGTATCTTACCTTAATATCTTTTAGTGACACAAATTTCTCAATGCCTAGCTCAATCATATCCAGGACATGATAATCAAACATACGacctacaaaagaaaaaacaaaattttgggtTAAACATTTATTCTCAAGAGCCAGTTCTTcgatccaatttaaaaaaaaaaaaagaaaacattttacctaTTATTAGATTGTTAGGCCGCTTCTTATTATGCGAACCAAACAGAAACAAAGAACAGTCCGACTTCTTAGAAAAAAACTCctataagattaaaaaaagaccACAAACTTCAGTTTGCAAACATGTTAAAGATTTGGTGATGGTTAATGTCACCATTACATCAACTGAACAGCTACAAATTTCAAATTGTAACCCATTCCCTCTTGGGAGGTTAATCCATTGTTTTATATGCATGCCAGATAGTTTAGGTCAAATGCCAGGAAAAactagtgatactcagacctcagtggttcaggagccaaattaacaatcaacattacccaaaagaaccaCAGAAGTGTGAATTCATGATTTCATTTACTATAgcactattcatatttaaacagcatgatgggaaatatttattgcatattattctcacagcaaataagttgATAACTTAGAGCAAGCCAATACCTTAACTggttaataacataataaaagcatcctgattggttaataacttagactggttaataattaaatcacagtgttttaatatcatgtgctacaaagagccgcaggagacacattaaagagtcaCTTGCAGCTTGCAAGCCACAGTCTGAGTGTCACTGAGCTAAATATTCCATTTCCTAATTTTgtcccattactccttgttctttacATTTTTGCACTGATCACCCTGAACTCCTCGTCTGCCCTCTTTGATGCAACATCCTGTTAAATACTTGTAAACAGTTATATTTCCTcatttaggatatgtctacactgaaatccAAAGTATTATTGTAGCATAGACATTCCTGCACTCCcacggctaaaaatagcagcgtagacagGCTAGCAATGGAAGTGCATACCAAGGATCCCTGGCATGCTTGTGTAGTCCATGATGCtgcatttacactgctatttttagccatactAGCGTGGGTATATATATTTGAAATGCCATCATTTTTGGAGCCTAATTTTTGGCGCCTAATTTATGAATGCTTTGGGATGCAGGGTAGCAATACTGCAATTTTTAGTCTAAATGTTCCCAACAGCACTTCTGGAAAATGCTGTGCACTTTTCACAGGATAAGGGACATTTGTCTGAAAGGAAATTTCAAGAGCATGGAGCACAGGACAGGGGctaacccccctcctcccatttAACTGACTGTACCATCTTGCAGTTCACTGACACTCATCTTCCTCTGAATTCCCACTACTAATTCCCAAAAGGAAAGTAATATAGTATTGCAATTAACTCAAATGTTGGATATTCATCAAAATACTCTGCCTTGCTTAAAACCAAGAAGAGATGGAGGAAAATCCATGAACTAGAAATTTGGACACCAAAGAGAAATCCTCTAAAGCAgaagttcccaaacttttcttattgcataatcccttccagatctaccagctgccTGCATATCCCTATTCTTCTCGTCACTGATACTGTGTGTTGTTCTTAACATTACCTGTCTTTAGCCATTTGTCCATATTTTACTGTTATATACAAATATAGTTTTAGTGCGACGTATCTGTGTTGTCATAAGTACATCGAAGTACATTAACTaccatattttatataacaaattcccacTGAGGTTGAAAGCTTCATATGAGTAgcctattatgaaaatgcaataaataaaataataactaaaatccaccattacacaatttctctgtgtacccccagcgTACACAtatcacagtttgggaacccctgctctaaaggacACATTCCAAAGTAAGCTCGGTTGACTTGCTAGCAATTTGGCAGAGGAAAAGATACATGGCCTGGCACGCTGTCCTAATTATGTGCAGATATTGAGTCCCTGCCAACAGAACACACACATTTGATATCATATGGATGAACTGAACCTTTCACTTTGAGGTGGACATTAAGAAAGGTCCTCCACTGTTAGTAGATATGGATGCACAATTCTCCATTAAGAGAAAACAATGGCAAAAACAAAGTACAAAACAGGTAAGTCTTAGTGAGGATGACGGCAAAATAACACTTAATCATTATACGGGTCTTTTActcttcaaaacactttacagacattacATAAAGCCTACGATTTGTCAATCTATTCCCTGATGCCTTGTACAAGGTAGAGGACCATAATATTTAAATGTCAGCATATTTTTCACTACAGGAATTGAGCCTGTTTGTTGTGGTTAATGCCTCATATTAACCATACTAACAAATGGCATAAACGACAAAATGATGATAAAATTACAGTTCCGTTTACATGGGGTAATGATGCAATTTGTCATTGTAATGGGGTCTACAGGCCCCACGCTGAACCAGGGCAAGGAATAGTATAATACTGGGCTAGGGAGACTCCGCCCCTCAACAGGTGCAAGGCATGTTCCCAGTGGAAGAACAATTAAGGAGACTGGTAGCTGAGGAGAAGGAGAGACATGAGCTGTACGTGGCACCAGGAAGCAAGGCTGATGCCGAGAGCTGCGCCAGGAATGGCTACAGCTTTGTGAAGGCTGCTCTAGCAACAGGGACTTGAATTCTTCCCTCATTACGCTGTGGGCATTTCTAGGAACTCATAACTGATAATTTTCTCACAATTAccacaaaaatctgttttattggaCAACTGGCAGTGTAATATCAATGCAAAGAGGACTAGCAGTAAATGAACTGTTTATCCAAAAGTTTATATGGTCTTAGAATGTAGTcaatgaaaaatatgaaaaaaatgtaaattctcCATATACTTttcaagatgtttaaaaaaaaaaaaaaaaaaaaaaaaaaatcgaaggCCCTAATCTTTGTTTTGTACCTGACGGAGCAAAGGTGTGATTAATTCCGAGTCAACAAGAATCCATCTCAAATGAGGTCTGTTCTTAAACAATGAGTGTATATTATCACTTCCCATCTCTTATGGGCAACCAATCACCTGTGACCAGCAGTCTTTGCTCTAAACAAGTACGTTGTTCCATGACTCTCTAAAATAGACAAGCCCTAGGATTTAAGATAATGCTTTGATTAAACTGTAAATGTGGGAGGTGTAATCCAGGGATTAGCCTCTCTATTTTTGTCTTCCTGTTCAGAAACCAACTTGACCTTAAAGCACTGAACTGAGACCAAATCTAGTCCGATGTATATAACAGCCATCACACCCCggaaaagtttgttttaattttcattctttgttttaattttttaaatggaaaattcttGTCTGTGAATTTTGGAATAAAACTTGTAATTCTTGATCTTTGATTTGCACAGCTGAAATCAGGCAGAGCACCTCAGCTTAATACGTGTTACTCTTCCTCTACTCAAATGTAATTAAGAAAAGCAATTTTTACAGGACaccctaaatttttttttttagtctttttcCCCTATAGATTTTATTTGTGAAGAAACTAAGATGAATATTCACATAAACAATACTTTAATGACCATGAGGTTGATGTGAATTTATAAGAGCTATGTAAAAATATTATCCTTCCCTTCATGACAAACTCCTTTACTTCTAACAATGTTCTATAATCCTAAATCTGTTTTGTCATAATTTCATAGTAACATGCATGCACTTTCAATAGCACCCCAAAATTTTTATTTCCACAATAATACTATGACGGTTCTGCCTTCAGACAAATGAGTATTAATAGAAAATAACCTGGCAACATAAAACCAACAGCAGTATCTATCAGGATCTAGAATTACACAGATAGTCAACTTACTCCAAATTGCACAATAATTCCCTATAATTTAGCTTCTGGGGTATAACTCCAGTGAACCTGGGAGAACTACTTTCCATGGCAGCCCTGCATGACTATGTACAGGATACTGTCAGTCTCTCTTGTTCCATAGCAAGCTAATTAAAATGTGGTTTTTACTTACCAATGATGTTTGATCCTCAAAAGGTCTGGTaatattttttctaaagaaaaaaaaaaaaagagaaggattTGGGATTTTTTGTACAACTTCACACTAGGTAGCATGGTGGCACTTGGGTTATCGTGTTCTTCTGAGAAGATTACTTCATCTTTAGAAGCTGAGTTCCAAAGCAATATTAATTCTGTTAGTCCTTCCTTAGCGTTCCCTATGTCAAAGTCCTTCTGTCATTAGATGCACTCTTCTCCACATTTCCTCGTATTATGATGCGCAAATTGCAAACAACCATAGAGACAGTACTCCAGAAGTGCAATAAGATGCCCTCCACAAAATGAAGGTTTGCCTTCCAGGTATCACATGATACATCTTACAGTTGTCTTTGCCTTTTCATCCATGTCACGTTTAATATTCCTACATTTTCATGAGGTAGTACAGCCAAGCACCAGGATTACAACTTTCCGCCAAATAGCTCCCTCTTTTGTATAAACATATTCAATTATGAACATATTCCCCATTGACACTACTTGCAACTTTACCTTTTATAGATTTAATGTTACTCTTTCAACTTATCTGTGCCAAGCTGAACTGCTGCCATATCTCATTAGCTATTCACACAGATTTGGATCATCTGTGAAGTTGATCAGTAACTTGTCCCTTTTGCGAAGTTTTTACTTCACGTATTTTGATAAATGGGACGGAACTCAGACATTTAAACACCTATGGGCTTTTCCCCAAGTGGTGGTTGTCATTTAGAATCACCCTCAGTTTATTATGTAGCcagattttttctttaaatccacTTTATTGGCCTACACGGCACCTTTCTAGTTTctctctgaaaatattaagcccaactttttcaaacaattttaaaattgcaaaatgTAACTTACTTTTTGTACAGTACAGCAAAGGGCTTTTTCAGAGCATACTGTAAAACAAAGAATTTGAAGTGAAGGAGAAAGTTATTTTAACACACTGAAATACTAAGCATTGTTCTTTCTAAAATGCTACATGAAAACAGcatcaaaagaataaatgaattaCTTGAGAATTAAGCACAGTGGCCATAAGGTGCAATCAATCCCAGAAAGAAATCAACTCTGTAGACATGCTCACAAAAGGGGCAAGAAAGTAGAGATCTAAGACTGGATTACTAATTTTAAAGAGGAGAGGTTTACAGAGCCCAAAAAACACCAGAACAAGGCAGCAGAACACCTCCACTTTCCACTCACAATAATCTCAACATTTGTACTGGAGATATTAAATTTCAAAGAAAACt
The nucleotide sequence above comes from Trachemys scripta elegans isolate TJP31775 chromosome 3, CAS_Tse_1.0, whole genome shotgun sequence. Encoded proteins:
- the RPF2 gene encoding ribosome production factor 2 homolog, which codes for MEALNRVVKPKTKRAKRFLEKREPKLTENTKNAILIKGGNANLTVTETLKDIYALKKPFAVLYKKKNITRPFEDQTSLEFFSKKSDCSLFLFGSHNKKRPNNLIIGRMFDYHVLDMIELGIEKFVSLKDIKNSKCPEGTKPMLIFAGDTFDLNEEYRRLKSLLIDFFRGPTVPTIRLAGLEYVLHFTAMDGKIYMRSYKVLLKKSGCKIPRIELEEMGPSLDLVMRRTHLASEDLYKLSLKQPKALKPKKKKNISHDVFGTSYGRIHMQKQDLSKLQTRKMKGLKKRPAAKMTEEDEGISPKKLKSV